The following are encoded in a window of Gossypium raimondii isolate GPD5lz chromosome 13, ASM2569854v1, whole genome shotgun sequence genomic DNA:
- the LOC105783452 gene encoding putative methyltransferase At1g22800, mitochondrial, with the protein MRRFLFSQTSCSLLRRQRRPKDIPHRWFLSSASFSTAEYDDGDAFQSSPSKVKIFDRHLKRTQRDRAAWLLRPNDSFVHAVAENLVDRLEDCKKTFPTALCLGGSLQAVRQMLRGRGAIQKFIMMDTSYDMLKLCKSSQLDSGNENIETSYVVGDEEFLPIKESSVDLVISCLGLHWTNDLPGAMIQCKLALKPDGLFLAAILGGETLKELRIACTVAQMEREGGISPRVSPLAQVRDAGNLLTRAGFALPGVDVDEYVVRYKSALDLIEHLRAMGETNALLQRTNILKRETALATAAIYDSMFAAKDGTIPATFQVIYMTGWREHPSQQKSKRRGSATISFKDIQKQFGNGS; encoded by the exons ATGAGGAGATTCCTTTTCTCTCAGACCAGTTGTTCCCTGTTGAGAAGACAAAGAAGACCGAAAGACATTCCCCACCGTTGGTTCCTATCATCCGCTTCCTTCTCTACTGCGGAATATGACGACGGCGACGCCTTTCAAAGCAGTCCTTCTAAAGTCAAGATCTTCGATCGCCACCTCAAACGCACACAG CGTGATCGAGCTGCATGGTTGCTTCGTCCCAATGATTCCTTCGTACATGCTGTAGCTGAGAATCTAGTAGATCGCTTGGAG gaCTGCAAGAAAACATTTCCTACTGCATTATGTTTGGGAGGCTCGTTGCAAGCTGTGAGGCAAATGCTGCGGGGACGTG GTGCAATTCAAAAGTTTATTATGATGGATACCTCTTATGATATGTTAAAGCTGTGCAAAAGTTCTCAACTGGATTCCGGCAATGAGAATATTGAGACTTCATATGTGGTTGGTGATGAGGAGTTTCTGCCCATCAAAGAAAG TTCAGTAGATTTGGTAATCAGTTGCCTAGGGCTCCATTGGACAAATGATCTTCCAGGGGCCATGATACAg TGTAAACTGGCATTGAAGCCGGATGGCCTATTCTTAGCAGCTATTCTTGGAGGAGAGACCTTAAA GGAGCTGCGAATAGCTTGCACTGTAGCTCAAATGGAGCGTGAAGGAGGCATTAGTCCACGGGTATCACCTCTGGCACAG GTCAGGGATGCTGGCAACCTTTTGACCAGGGCTGGTTTTGCACTTCCTGGTGTTGATGTTGATGAATACGTGGTTAGATACAAGAGTG CCTTGGATCTAATTGAACATCTGCGAGCAATGGGTGAAACTAATGCGCTTCTGCAAAGGACCAAT ATCCTGAAGAGGGAAACAGCTCTAGCAACCGCAGCCATCTATGATTCAATGTTTGCAGCCAAAGATGGCACCATCCCTGCAACTTTCCAG GTAATATACATGACAGGTTGGAGAGAACATCCTTCTCAACAGAAGTCCAAAAGGAGGGGTTCTGCCACAATATCATTTAAGGACATACAAAAGCAATTCGGAAATGGGAGTTAA